The Thalassotalea sp. LPB0316 nucleotide sequence ACACTGTGTAAATAACTAAATAAGCTAACATGGTTAAAATAGATAACATGACAGACTGGTTTTGAGCCACCTCGGGATCAGTGCTAACCAAGCCTAGTTGGAACAAGACAAAAATTGCCGGAATTGTCATTAACGCACTAATAAAACTAGCCTCCCAGTACGTCCCGCCCTGTAATTTTGTTTCAAAGCTTTTGTCACCATACTGAATATTGTCAATGATAAACTCGTCCATCTTCGCTAATGCAAATGGCATGGCCAAATAAAACGTAAATAGTGATAAAAATGGATAAAGTACAAAAACTACAAAAGCGCGGCCGTACTTTCCATGGAATGAGAAACGAATGTTGCGATACCCAGTGACCTTCATCTTAAACTTAAGGCTTTGCACCACCAAAAATGGCATAAAAACGACCAGGCCAATTGCCAACATAGCTCCCGAAAAAGGTGAAATGGTAGCAAGCATGTAATAACCGACCAATAAAACTGCGGCAATGACTCGGCCTTTTAGTATTTGTATCGGGCTTGCTAAGTAGGTAAATCGATGGCCGTCAGCTTCGGTATTACCGTATATATAGCGAGTGTTTCGAACTTTAGCCCAAGGCGAGTATACGCCTAACGTCACTATGGTCAGCAGTAAATTAACGATCCATATCGAAAAATACTCCTTGGCATTACCGTGAAACTGAGGGGTAATTTCACGTACAATTTTGTGTTCTTCTTGAAGGTGTTGTTGCTCAAACTTTTGATTGTGCTCGGCAATGAGTTTATCTAATTGCACCGCTCTGTCTGGGTATTGTTCAACATCAAGGTGTTGTCGAGCTTCTAATAACTCTTTATAGGTATAGGTTGAATAGTCAATATTGGGTTCCATGTCTTACTCCTAGACAAAATGTTCCTGATGCACTTCCATTTTTTATGTGTCATTATTTTTCCACAAGTGCATGTATGTCGCAGTATGCGCTAGCTTCCGTAGATTTCAGCGCTGTGCTTTCGCATGCCATCAATGAATAAAAAACATACGATTATCATAGTATTAACACATACCAATAAATAATTATGTAAAGACATGTTAAGAAATAAGCATGAGTTGATAACGACTATTTGCATAAAGGGTGGAGGTTATCCCTATTTTGATTGGGTTAGCACAACCACCTTTTGGCCAGTGTCGTGGTTCACCACTAACACTTCTTTGAGTGTCCATTGCTCGCCAAATTTCGTGGCATAAACGTAAACTTGCGCTTGGGCTTCAGCGCCTTTAATGGTGTAATTTAAATTAGCCGAACCACTCGCGCCAGAGGTTGAGATTTCGCCTAAAACAAAATAGCCCGGTTCAGGGTTGTTACCCACCAATGCGATTACTTGAGGGTTTGATGTCACTGCATCTAATGACATTTGATACGCCTTGCCTTTCATCATATCCATCAATGGGATGAATATGATGAACACAGTAATAAATACTATAATGAGCCCTGCGTTTCGCCACTTTTTCTGAGTAGATTTAAAGTGTTCAACATCGCGCCACGTGCGATTGCGCCATGCCCACTCGTTACCTTTAGCACCTAAAACAAAGAGCATGATGAAGTTAACAAAAGGCACAAACATCAGCAGCGCGATATATGTGCTATTGCCAATACCCCATAGCCAATTGAGTAAAAAAGCTCCCCAATTCCAACCTTTGATTTCTTCGGGCACAACTGACGCTTTACCCATTCCCGAAAGATATTCCTTTTCCATAATTTTTTACTCAAATCACTGGTTAAATTAGCTGCCTTTGCCTATTCATGTTTGTTTTTAATTTTATAAACAATCACGCTTGCAAGCCCCCACAGCGACCACAAGATACCAATCGCTAGTAACACATTACCAACAAGTGGAATATCTAAAACTGGGTGCAGTGCTTTGCCTGTATTAGGAAAAACAGCATTCATTCCCAGGCCAAAAAAGAATAGTCCGGGCATTGCTTTTAGCATTAGTCTCAGAAGTTCTTTATCTATTTCTTTATTGTTCATACAACACTCCCTAATTACCGTTGATTAAACCTTGCAATCAACAAATTCTCGCTTATCCATAACAACCTAAGCAGTATATTTCTCACTTACGTTAAAGAATAAAAAACATACAGTTATCACAGTATTAACACATGCTAGCCGATAATAATGTAAAGACATGTTAAGAAATTAACTGGATTGATTGCGAGTAGACGCAGATAGATATTAACAGCGCAAGAAATTACGCCGTAAATTACCACGAAAAACCAACTTATTAAGCCTCTCCCCAACAGGTAAAAGGCTTGCTAAGTCAGTTCATTGCAAGGTTATTAAACACCACTAAAAATAGGCATTAGTGATCAAGGTGTTAGCCCGCATTAAAAACGCGCCATTAGCTATCACACTATCAATAGCTAAACTTTGCTCATCAAGTAAGTTGATGTCGGCGTCATTACCAAGGATTAATCGGCCTTTTTGTTTGAGCGCGAGGATATCGGCAGGTGAGCTAGTGACACTGCGCAGTGCCAACTCAATATCGACCTGATAACAATTTATTGCTTCAACAAACGACTGATGTAAGGTTTTAACTTCACCAAGTTGTAAGTCGATGAGTTTTGCTTTGTCATCAAATACCGGCAAACTCGCGTTACCGTCGGAGCTCATGGTAAGTTGCCCAATATCAACACCTTCTTGTAAGGCGATGGCAAGCGCTTGTGCAGCAGCAACTTCACCTTGTGCTAAAATTTGCGCAGTCGTGCTGGTAGTAAAATCAATATAGCCACCTTGCTTTGCAAACTCTATACCGTCTGCTAGCAGCGCTTTTGTGCGGTTAATATGGGTTGGATAAAACTGTCCTACCGGGATAGCGCTATACTCGGCGACTTCTCGCAATAAATTGAGCCCTTGCTTATCGTCGCCAACATGAATACTCACAATACCTGATTTACTCGCTAGCATGCCGCCGGTTCTCGCTTGTGAGGCTACTTGCGCTAGGGTTAGGTGATCAACAGGCGTTGCGCGATGATCGGCAATGGCGACCTCCCCCACGCCAATAAACTCGTCAATGAGCATAATATCTTTGGTAATTGATTCTGTTATCGTCACCGCCGGCAAATGGTAAGAGCCGGTATAACAATAAACCGACAAGCCAAGGGCTTTAAGCTCTTTTGCCTTGGCGAGCAAGTTTTCCAAACTACGGGTGATAGCATCTGTACCTAATACACCAACTAATGTCGTCACACCACCAACGACCGCATCGTTAATGTGCATTTCTGGCGTGCGCGTGGTAAATCCCCCTTCACCACCACCGCCGGTAATATGAACGAGTGAATCGACAAAACCCGGTACAACAAGCTTGCCTCTAGCATCGATAACTTCAACAAAACCACTATTGGGCATGGTTATTTCATCTTCGATGGCGATTATTTTACCGCCGGCAATTAAAACATCCTTCCGCCCTAAATCCTGTGGCGCATACACTCGACCTTGTTTTAATAATTTCATTTAATTCTCATTTTAATTTTCGTCTGCGTTGAACCAACTAGCTAAAGTTGATCATCACGGCAAAAACCACAAAACTTGCCGCTAAGGCAATTAACACCAACATAAATTTGGCGATAAACTTAGCCCAAATAACCCAATCGACTTTGGCTACCCCCAAACAGCCGATCAGTGATGCCGATGTTGGAATAATAATATTGGTTAAGCCGTCACCTAATTGAAAGGCCAATACCGCAACTTGTCTGGTTACACCAACGAGGTCAGCGAGTGGCGCCATCAAGGGCATAGTTAAAGCAGCTTGGCCTGAGCCAGAAGCAATAAAAAAGTTAAACACTGACTGAAACACCAACATCAATAACGCCGACACGTAGCTTGGAAAATCACCAATCGTTTGACCCGCGTAATGCAACAAGGTGTTGAGTACCGACGGCTGACTCGGATCGTCGCCGCCGAGTAAAATCACGATCCCCTTTGCCATGCCAACAATCATCGCCGCCGGCAATAACTCTTGTGCCCCGTGTTTGAAGGCGTCTGCGGCATCGTTCAGCACAATGCGTTTTCCAATGACAGCGACAGCAGCGATGACACAGCCCATAGCAAAAAACTGGCTAGCAATTTCAGGTAGGTAGTAGCCTTTTTCTACCACGCCCCAAATCACCCAAGCGATCGACAAAGCAAAGATCGATAAAATCACCGCATCTACTTTACTAAATTCACCGGCACTAAGTGTTATCTCTGCTTGTCTTTGGTCTGTGCCACTGGTTTGTGCTTTGATCTGGTTAGCGTGTTTGACGGTAAAAATAACACCGACAAGGGTAAATACACTCCACATGGTCATGCGAAATGGTGTCCCCGACAATAACGGCACATCAGCAATACCTTGCGCAATAGCAACGCTAAATGGATTCATCCATGACGCGGCAAAGCCAATCTGAGTGGCAACATAAGTGACCAATACTGTGGTTAGGGCATCGTAGCCAAGTGCCCGCATGAGCGGCAACAAGACAATGCAAAAAGCTATCGCTTCTTCTCCCATACCGAATATCGCACCACCGAGTGAAAACATGACGAATAGCAAAGGGATAAACAGATAATCAAGTTTCTGCGTTTTGTTGATCAAGGCCAAAATGCCGTTATTTACCGCACCGGTTTTCATGACAATACCAAAAGCACCGCCGGTAATAATGATAAACATCATCACGCCAATCGCCGATCCCCACTTGGTTCCTGAAACCATACCTTCAAAGGCAAAGTTAAAAAAACCAACGCCCCCACTATCGGCAAAAATTGGCACGCCTTGTGTGCTTTGTAAGCGAAAGCTATCTGCGATGATCATCGCTTTTTCACCCTCACTAGGCACCGACATTTGAAAACTGCCCGCAGGAATAACATGGGTTAAAATGGCTGCAACCAGTACCACAAAAAACAAAATAATCAGCGCGTCAGGCATGGTAGAAGAAGGCGCTACCGCCTTTTCTGAAGTTGTATCTTTCACGTTATAGCTCTGGTTATTTGAATAAAAGAATAAGGCTACCACAGTGTGGTAGCCCAACGATACTTACTTAAAGAAGTAGCTAAATGATAACTGGTAGTTGACACCTAGCGCATTGTGGTTGATAGAATCAAAACCACGACGTGAACCATAAGCTACCGGCGGCTCTTCATCAAACAAGTTGTGCACCGTAAAGTTGAGGTTCATATTGTCGAAATCATAGCCCATGTTAAAACGCACGGTTGTCCATGAATCAACATCGCGTTCGCCGTTAGCATCTAACTCACCTAACGCTTCAAGTTCATCAATATTACGACCGCGTAATCGTTTTATATCGTCTTGATATGAGCTTGTGTAATCAGCCGTGATACTGGTGTAAAACTGCTCGCCTACCCAGCCAAGTCTAAAGCTTGCGATATTTTCAGGATAACGCCAAGTTCCAATGAGCTCTTCAACATCGCTTGAACCGGCAAGATTGCGCTCAAAACTTGCGTAATGCGTGCCATCAATAGAGAAAGTTAAACGACCTTCGGCAAAATTGACACTGTGATCAAAGGCTAAATCAAAGCCACTTACCTCCTGTGTACCTGTGTTATCTAACTGGATAACATGATCGCGGTATAAAGGTAAGGCATCCTCTCGACCAAAGCCAGCGGCAACCCATTGATCTAAAATTTGTGTTAAATTCGCCCCGTCTTGCTCAATGTTCAAACCGTTGCTATCTAAGAATTCGTAGAGCACACCATCATCGACAATACCGCTACAAAGCACTTCTTCATATGAAATACCCATGCTGCCTTCGGGCACTAAACCACAATGGCGAAGTGAGGCATCGTTAATGGCATCATTTAGCACTGCTGTCATATCGGTATCAATCAGCTGTTCGTGCTTAAACGACCAGTAATCAAGTGATAAATGGGTATCTGAAGACGGGCTCCATGCAAAACCGAGGCTAACCGACTCTGATTCTTCGGGTTTCAAATTAGCGTTACCCAACTCCAAAACATTTGGGCTTGAGGTAAAACCATCGCCTTCACAGTATAAGTCAGCTACTGCTTGGTTTGCCGAGCAATCGTAAGTTGCTGTCGTTGTTCTTAGTTTTACACCTGCCTGGGTGAGTGAAGGCGCTCTAAATGATGTTGACCACGCTGCGCGCAAGATAACCGATTCATGCGGGCGATAAGTGACACCAACCTTAGGGTTAAAGGTATCGCCAAAGTCGTTGTAATCGTCGTAACGACCGGCAAGTTGCAACTCTATCTGATCGGTAATTGGCCAGTAAAATTCAGCAAAGGCTCCCCATTGATTGCGATCCGCTTGTGATAAACTTGAACCAAAACCAAAAACATCAACTAAGTAGTCGTTTTCAAACCGTGCTCGAGCATTCATCGACGGAATATCGTTGATTTCTTCGCGTCTAAATTCAACGCCAAAGGCTGCGCTTATCATATGATCGTTGACTTCGGCGATATCACCAGAAATTTTTGCATCAATGCCGTAAACGGTGCTTTCACCGTCGCGAGTTGGCATTTCTTGAGCCATTGCGAGTAACGCATCGTTGGTTGCATCTCCCGATAAAAATGGGTTGTACGTGCCAAGCAATTCACCCGCACCACAGCTAAGTGTATCGCTGTCGTAGTCGTAATCAGCAATTGAGCCGTTACTGCATAATTCGCCTGTGCTTACTGCGTGATACTTGTAGCGGTTGTAAATACCCGCACTAGCTACTTGTTCAGATTCAGATTTTGATAACGTGATACCCGTTTCCCAAAACCACTCACCCCATTCGCCTGATAAACTCGACACTAAACGCATTGCATCGGTTTCGATATCAACAGTACGTGGACTTGCGAAACGCGCATCGTACCTAAAGCCCCAAAGCTGTTGTCCAGCTTGCGTATCAAACGGATCTATCCACATGTCGTAGATTAATGCATCGGCTACCTCTGGTGAAAAAGCACCATAAATAGCCTCTTCGCCAACCCAAGGGCCTTCAGTGTCGTCAACTTGATCAATTGGCGCTGGCGATGAAACGGCTCGCGACTTAGTGTTACTAATAAAGAAATCAGTATTCCACGTTACATCGTTAAAGTCGTAACTATAGATAAAACCTGCTGAGCTCGTTTCTAGCGCCGAGCGCAATTGGTCATCTTCGTTGCTGTAGTAGGCACAAATCTCTTCACCGTACTCAGTGGTAACAAAATCTGTTTTACAATCTGGATTGCCAATTTCGTTGCCGTCATAAGCCGAGTAGTAATAAATATTTGGCGTGTGCTTTGGCAAATATGAGTAGTTGCTCACCAGTACAGGATCACGGGTATAGCTTCTATCTTGAGCGTGAAATGCGTTGCGATCAAAATGATCGGCAAAAACAGTTAAGTTACCACCGGCAACTTCACCACCCCAAATGAAGTTGAGGTTGTATCGACCTTCATCTGAACTGGCAAAGCTATTACCGTATGAGCCATTAATTTCAGCGCCTTGATAATCCGTTTTGAGGATGTAGTTGATCACCCCAGCAACGGCATCAGCACCGTAAATTGCCGATGCACCAGTCGCCAACACTTCAACTCGCTCAATCGCCGAAAGTGGGATTGAGTTGATATCGACAAAGTTTTGCGTCCCCGCGGCAAATGAGCTAGCAGCCACTCGGCGGCCATTGATCAAGGTCAGCGTTGATGAAGGTCCTAAGCCTCGCAATGATGCTGCTGCTTGTCCCGCAGGTGTTGACGTTGAAGTTGCACCACTTTCAGAGGTGTTAAATGAGCCAACACCACCGCGAGTTTGGCTAATTTGCGCCATTAATTCTGAAATTGAACTGGCGCCTGAGCTGCGGATAGCCTGGGCATCAATAACCACTAACGGTTGCGTGCCTTCAAGATCAACCCCTTTGATTTGACTACCGGTAACTGTGATTTTTTCAATCGCAGCTGTTTCGTTTGATTGGTTACTTCCCTCTTGCGCATTAGCGTTAAATATTGCTAACACAGACAGTGCTACTGCCGATAACGTAAATTTTTTCATGTTCTGACCGTTTATAATTTTAATGGTAAATTGTGACCAGCGTTCCAAAGGTACAAGCAACTGCAGATACACCAAGGACTGGGCTTTAACGGAGTTTTTGTAAAGAGGGGGAGATGAAGTCGCAGACGCCAATCCCCCAGAAAACTCAAGGTTTTCTGGGGTTATTCGTCAAACCACTCCGAAAGATAAAAATTCGAGTAGTAATATGTTGTCAGCGTGAAAGCTTTCTTGTACATATTAAAAAGGTCTTCGATTAATTTAGAGCTTGACCCTAATCAAGCTCATTCAAAATTCACTTAATTTATAGATACCGTTGTCATAAAAAATTGTCAACAACAATGTTAAAAAAACGTTTAGATTCGTCAATCAATCGTTAAAATAGGAATTTTGAAATGCGACTATTTTCTGCAATTTTGCTGCTATTTTCTGCCATAACGCTGGCAAAAACCGAAAACACACCTTACAAACCAAGCCAGCTTTTTTTAGTTGGTGGCGGTTTAAAATCTTGTTCATCAATGTCAAAAAACCAATGTTTGACACCCGAAAAGCATCAAGAAATAGAAGTTAACAACAGCAAAACCCATGCGCTTTTTCAGCTAAACCACAAAACGCGAGCACAAGTTTTCGCCTTAATGGATCAAGAATATTCTGCTGAGCATGCTAAACAATTAAAAAAATTACTTAATAAAGCGATAAAAAACGCGAGTAAAACCCCGGTTAGCAAAGGGGAAATGGTTAAGTTTTTAAAAACATTTGATAACAACCAACTCATTAATCGACTATCCGACCCTGAATATTTTTTACTCTTAGATGCCTTAGAAATTGCTCAGATTGATAAAGTAACCGGCGAAAGGCTGCAGGAAACCGTCGATTTAGACCGCTCAAAAAATAGTTTTACCCCGCAGATCTATCGCGACTTTGTTAAACGAGCACAACGGCTAACTCACCAACAACGACCCCATATTTTGGTGGTAACAGCATCGGCAAGAGATAGTTTTGAAGCGGTTGATTTTTATATTCAAGCGTTTGTTCAAGCTGGCGCAAATACGCAGTGGCTACCAATTGACGCAAGCTTGCAGCCGCTTATTAGTGCTACAGCAAACGATAGAGCAAACCTGTGTGATCAACTGCCAACCAAACGACTAGCAATCCAAAAGTCAGCCTACCGCGAAGCTATTTATCCTGACTTAGTTCATCAGCAACGCCTTGCATGTCTAGAACCACAGCGCTTGCTCGAACAAGTAAAACAGGCCGATGGGATTTTTATTAACGGCGGCGATCAATCGCTAACTAAGCAAGCATTTATTAAGGCCAATGGCCAAGACACCGAGGTAATGGCATTAATTCGAGAAAAGTTTGACCGTGGTAATTTTATTATTGGCGGCACTAGTGCTGGTACTGCAGTTATGGCAGGCGGTCAATTTAATCAGCACGCTATGGTGATGATCACCAGTGGCCAAAGTGATAGAGCCATGTTTTATGGTGCCCACGCCGATGTTGTGCCTACCGAGGGCTGTCAAAAATCAAATACTTGTAACGATGCGCCAAACGATCAACTCACTTATGCAACGAGCGGCGGCTTGGGACTGTTCAATCTTGGTATTTTAGATACCCATTTCTCAGAGCGCGGTCGTCAGGGACGTTTAGCCGTACTAGCACATACGACTCAACATCAACTCGCTTTTGGCGTAGATGAGCGGACAGCTTTAGTGGTAACTAGACTAAACCAAGATAAACACGAATTATCTGTCGTTGGTCAATCGGGTGTGTTTATTGTTGAAAATCCACTGATTGCTAACAATACAAACGCTAATAATACTGACACCAACAACACACCTAGTCGCTTGACGGTTAAAACTCACTATATTCACCAAGGCGATAGTCTCGTCGTAAATGACACCGGCACACTTAAGTTTTCATTGTCAAAAGATAAAGTTGTAACCGAGCAAACGACGGGGCTATTACCTGAAATCAACAATATTTTTGCTGGTGAAAATTATCTGAAGGCAGCTAAATTATTGTGCTTATCGGATCAAACTGAGTTAATCGGTAATGTCTCTTACGATAACCAACGTGGTAAGGTAATAGTGACAAAAACTGAGCACAGTGTTTCTGTACAAGGGTTATATCAGTTGGCGAAGGTCGAAAAGCACGACTGCTCATATACTCACTATCAGCTGACGTTAAGCCACTAACACAAACAGCTTTCTGGGCACTTGATAGCGTTGCAAGTGCCTAGAGGCCGAAACTGATCAGCATAAAAGAAAAGGTTTTAGCGATAATTTCGTTCTAAATAGAGTGTTAGATCGTCTAGCGAAAGCGGCTCACACAACTCAAAACCTTGACCAAACTGGCACTGTTTATTTTTTAGCCGAGTTAAAAAGCTCTCCGACTCAATACCTTTAGCAATCACATCAATACCTATATATTGAGCAAAAGATAACAAGCCATCGAGTAGTTTTTGTTGGTCGCGATTGTGCTCCATTTCATTAACTAACCTGCGATCAAGCTTAATCGAGTCGACAGCCATGTGATAAAGCTCAATAAGATTTGAATGACCATAACCGTAATCATCAATACAAATCGACACACCTAATTTTTTAAGTGCATTAACTTGCTTAGCGACCTGATTGTGCTTACTTTTTAACGCTGATTCTTTGATTTCTAACGTCAGTGCTTGTGGTGGTAACGCCGTAATATTAAGTATTTCCAAGACGTTAGTTGCTAATTGGTTATCTCTTAACTGATGGGCACTTAAGTTGACGGAAACCGTTAAATTCGGATAGCCGTTTTTTCGCCATGTAGCACATTGAATACACGATTCTTTTAAAACGCGATGGCCAATCTCGTGGATCATGCCATTTTCTTCAGCCAAGGGAATAAATACCGCTGGCTCTATCCACAAGTTAACGCCATTATTCCACCGCACTAACGCTTCGACACTGATCAATTTTTGCCTGGTTAAATCGATCACCGGCTGAAAGTATAAATCGAGTGTTTTATTAACAATAGCCGTCCTAAGTTGCTCAACTAATTGCCCCTTGAGCGCTAGCTCTTGGTTTAATTCCTCATCAAAAAAGCTACACGCATCTCTGCCCAGTGCCTTTGATTTATACATGGCTAAATCGGCTTTTTTACTAAGCTCTTCAAATTCAACGCCGTCATTAGGCGCTAAAGCGACGCCAATGGACGCTGAAATTTCGATGCGATGAGAACTTACATAAAAAGGCTCTCGTAAGGTTTCAAGAATTTTAGTGGCAACATCGCCAACCGAACTTTGGCTGTTATTCGCTTCAATAATAACAACAAACTCATCACCACCAATCCGACAAACAGAATCGCGCTTGCGCACAACGGCAGTTATGCGCTTCGCCACTTCGATTAATACCATATCGCCAATATCATGACCTAAGTTGTCATTAACCGGCTTAAAGTGATCTAAATCGATAAACAACAAGCCAACGAGTTCACCACTTCGAGAGACATGAGCAAGTGATTGCTGGAATCTATCTTGAGCTAAATAGCGATTGGGCAGCCCGGTCAGTGCGTCGTGATGAGCAATGCGTTGGATTTCTTCTTTGCTTTGGGTCGCCTGCTGATGTTCATAGGTCAGTCGATTAGTCATCCTTTTCAGCTCATTAACGAGTTGCTTAACCGTCAGGCCGATAACCAACAAAATAACCACGATATCAGCAACAACACTCCAATTAATCGGCGCCATTTCTCGCATATGACCAAGCTCTAAATCGTAATAACCTAGCCCAATGACAAAACAAATTACGTAGGCAAAAACAAAGTAGAACAAGCGCGAAGAACCGACGATCGCGGCGAACACTAAAATACCCGGTAGGCCGACAATAGCGCTATCACGCAGACCATTATTAATAAACATTAAGCTAGTTATGACAAAGGCGCCGTTGAGCAGCAAAATAGCAGAAGATAAGGTGAACTGCTTGCTATATAAACAAGCCAAACTGACAAAGTTAATGATAAACGCGGTAATCAATATTGGAGTTTCAGCTACATCCACACCAGCAAAATAGTTGCTTGTGATCACCATCGCGATAACAAATTGCGCCAACCAAATAAATTGTTGGAGTCGTTTATAGCGTCCTGCTAATACTGATGATGAAAATTCAGCGTCATCTTTCATGTAAATTCCAATTTTGGATTAATAATAACTACCCTTACGAGCCGCCAAGCAGAGCATCAAATGGCTCAATGACCACGCTTTCACCTGCCGAAACACTCCCCTGATCTTTAGCTAGCACGATAAAACAATTGGCCCTGCCAATACTCGATAACACACCAGAGCCTTGCACACCGGTTGAAACTACTGAGATTTCGCCAGCTTGATTGACATTATAATAGCCACGCTGAAAATCCGTGCGACCCGGTGCTTTTTTCAGATCAGTTTGCGTTTTGGCGATAAAACGTGTTCGTTCTATTGGTGTTGCGCCGGCTATTTTGGCTAAACCATGCATGGCTATTTGATAGAACGTCACCGCAGCTGAGACAGGGTTACCTGGCAATCCAAAGAACACACTGTTGGGCAATAGACCGAAAGCCAAGGGTTTACCCGGTTTCATTGATATTTTCCAAAAGCCAATTTTACCAATGCTATCGAGCACCATTTTAGTGTAATCGGCATCACCCACTGAAACACCGCCACTTGAGATAACAACATCAGCGTGTTGATCGGCGTGATGAAAGGCTTGTTTTATCTGCTCAAAATCGTCGGCAATAATACCATAATCTAGGACATCAGCATTAATTTTCGCCAACATGTGTTTTAAAAAATGGCCATTTGATTCGTAAATATCACCGGCAGTAAGCGACTGACCAGGTGATTTTAATTCATCGCCAGTTGCAATTAGCGCAACCTTTATTTTTCGATAAACACTCAGCGATTCAATACCAACCGATGCTAACAGTGCGATGTCAATCGCGCTTAATCGTTTACCTTTAGATAAAATGATTTGGTTTTGTGAAATATCCTCGCCCGCTCGGCGAATATTTTGCCCTTGGCGAATCTCTTGTAAGAAGGAAATAGTGTCGCCTTCGACCTGACAATGCTCTTGCATAACTACGGTGTCACAGCCTTCAGGAACCACAGCGCCTGTCATAATCCGAACACACTGGCCTAGCAAGCACTCGCCCACAAAGGGTGCTCCAGCCATTGATTTACCGACAAGGCTAACCGTTTTGTTATTGGTTAAACTGGCAAAGTTAACCGCGTAGCCATCCATTGCCGAGTTATCGTGCGGCGGCACTTGAATAGGGCTTATCACCTCGGTCGCAAGTATTCGATCAAGTGCTGAATCTAGCGGTACTAATTCAGTATCTTCAACTGTTTGAATGTTTTCTAAAATATGAAAAATCGCTTGCTCTACACTGAGAAACTGCTGATCAGAAAAACAATCGCAACTCATAGCCAACCCTTGA carries:
- a CDS encoding YjgN family protein, coding for MEPNIDYSTYTYKELLEARQHLDVEQYPDRAVQLDKLIAEHNQKFEQQHLQEEHKIVREITPQFHGNAKEYFSIWIVNLLLTIVTLGVYSPWAKVRNTRYIYGNTEADGHRFTYLASPIQILKGRVIAAVLLVGYYMLATISPFSGAMLAIGLVVFMPFLVVQSLKFKMKVTGYRNIRFSFHGKYGRAFVVFVLYPFLSLFTFYLAMPFALAKMDEFIIDNIQYGDKSFETKLQGGTYWEASFISALMTIPAIFVLFQLGLVSTDPEVAQNQSVMLSILTMLAYLVIYTVCGSYYQARIRNHIYDNSELNDVAKFDSDFKFTELAWLNFSNLVLLVLTFGLALPLTQVRKQHYFCRNTTVRVMAGADSVLASQETSGNAIGDEIAEAFDLDVAIG
- a CDS encoding cytochrome c oxidase assembly factor Coa1 family protein, which gives rise to MEKEYLSGMGKASVVPEEIKGWNWGAFLLNWLWGIGNSTYIALLMFVPFVNFIMLFVLGAKGNEWAWRNRTWRDVEHFKSTQKKWRNAGLIIVFITVFIIFIPLMDMMKGKAYQMSLDAVTSNPQVIALVGNNPEPGYFVLGEISTSGASGSANLNYTIKGAEAQAQVYVYATKFGEQWTLKEVLVVNHDTGQKVVVLTQSK
- the iadA gene encoding beta-aspartyl-peptidase, which encodes MKLLKQGRVYAPQDLGRKDVLIAGGKIIAIEDEITMPNSGFVEVIDARGKLVVPGFVDSLVHITGGGGEGGFTTRTPEMHINDAVVGGVTTLVGVLGTDAITRSLENLLAKAKELKALGLSVYCYTGSYHLPAVTITESITKDIMLIDEFIGVGEVAIADHRATPVDHLTLAQVASQARTGGMLASKSGIVSIHVGDDKQGLNLLREVAEYSAIPVGQFYPTHINRTKALLADGIEFAKQGGYIDFTTSTTAQILAQGEVAAAQALAIALQEGVDIGQLTMSSDGNASLPVFDDKAKLIDLQLGEVKTLHQSFVEAINCYQVDIELALRSVTSSPADILALKQKGRLILGNDADINLLDEQSLAIDSVIANGAFLMRANTLITNAYF
- the yfcC gene encoding putative basic amino acid antiporter YfcC, with protein sequence MPDALIILFFVVLVAAILTHVIPAGSFQMSVPSEGEKAMIIADSFRLQSTQGVPIFADSGGVGFFNFAFEGMVSGTKWGSAIGVMMFIIITGGAFGIVMKTGAVNNGILALINKTQKLDYLFIPLLFVMFSLGGAIFGMGEEAIAFCIVLLPLMRALGYDALTTVLVTYVATQIGFAASWMNPFSVAIAQGIADVPLLSGTPFRMTMWSVFTLVGVIFTVKHANQIKAQTSGTDQRQAEITLSAGEFSKVDAVILSIFALSIAWVIWGVVEKGYYLPEIASQFFAMGCVIAAVAVIGKRIVLNDAADAFKHGAQELLPAAMIVGMAKGIVILLGGDDPSQPSVLNTLLHYAGQTIGDFPSYVSALLMLVFQSVFNFFIASGSGQAALTMPLMAPLADLVGVTRQVAVLAFQLGDGLTNIIIPTSASLIGCLGVAKVDWVIWAKFIAKFMLVLIALAASFVVFAVMINFS